The Fusarium oxysporum f. sp. lycopersici 4287 supercont2.62 genomic scaffold, whole genome shotgun sequence genome contains a region encoding:
- a CDS encoding uncharacterized protein (At least one base has a quality score < 10) encodes MRFSSFLLAACASSAFGQFHQNFKRFTNTSIPATTTSSSVPSSLDTSATTTGSSAPSTAPVSLGTAQLGAGASYTTALDGSAAVSLFIRNGVATFRLVPFLAAFAGRRVFVIFSILVRPPRGGRKRQAFEGCSLEVQLDGQRIYNQVMTDTGGSEVGQRSNPVRLNAEGRPDIQYFLTCGSDAVEDVVSHLSVEQAGEDAETTPIAPLPTGTETPGVTDTNSEGATTNSEGETVIPSNTATLPSTNSEGFTTNSEGETVIPSTTVALPGTNSEGFTTNSEGETVMPPSTNSAGFTTNSNGETIFPTGTATGTQDQSSAPTATSSAGFPDFIDAFALFGCVGSTDGFPTFELAQSDVSMDLDQCSTLCQGRAYFGVYDTDCYCGDEIDGDETARVELDSCDIECPGDGSQFCGGDSQRRRMHRRQAVPSDRLLMFNVAARAQTDVVTSEVTRAVTDQSTFVTTFTTTVAVPVTTAPERVVYIFVEADCSDCDEQWIYVPEVCDCQGGFQYVPYFCLGGSCSGKTVYKSQECHDWWNHKNFYVPADCEKCSSGEVIYKPWDNSWGTPENCKPEEIPACEGPKCPLVYPKNNKGQNGGGSSDHGGSSQPGMPHGGSNSGSNGGYGSGDQSKGSNDNGSKGNAPGCIGDGCTGPYGGESNSKPNGSHESNGGDSHVESVPGSKPTGTSMDSGSHGEPAPGGEPTSAPMVVSGAGKQVASLFAVLAALAPALL; translated from the exons ATGCGTTTTTCCTCATTCCTCCTCGCGGCATGTGCCTCGAGTGCATTCGGGCAGTTCCACCAGAATTTCAAGAGATTTACAAACACTAGTATTCCTGCCACTacgacttcttcctctgttCCTAGTTCACTTGATACGAGTGCTACTACGACTGGTAGCTCTGCTCCGTCTACTGCCCCTGTCTCTCTTGGAACGGCCCAGCTTGGTGCAGGTGCTAGTTACACTACTGCACTTGATGGTTCAGCAGCAGT CTCTCTCTTCATCCGAAATGGAGTTGCTACGTTCAGACTCGTGCCATTCCTGGCCGCCTTCGCAGGCCGTCGTGTCTTTGTCATCTTCAGTATCCTCGTTAGGCCTCCTCGCGGAGGCCGTAAGCGTCAAGCGTTTGAAGGATGCAGCCTCGAAGTTCAGTTGGATGGCCAAAGAATCTACAACCAAGTAATGACCGACACTGGCGGATCAGAGGTTGGACAGAGAAGCAACCCCGTCAGGCTTAACGCCGAAGGTCGCCCTGATATCCAATACTTCCTGACTTGTGGCtctgatgctgttgaggatgttgttTCTCATCTCTCTGTTGAGcaagctggagaagatgcaGAGACCACACCTATTGCGCCTCTCCCAACGGGTACTGAGACGCCAGGTGTTACTGACACTAACTCTGAGGGTGCTACAACAAACTCCGAGGGCGAGACTGTTATTCCTTCCAACACTGCTACCCTGCCTAGTACTAACTCTGAAGGATTTACTACCAATTCTGAGGGAGAGACTGTTATTCCTTCCACCACTGTTGCCCTTCCTGGTACTAACTCTGAAGGATTTACTACCAATTCTGAGGGAGAGACTGTTATGCCTCCCAGCACGAACTCTGCTGGCTTCACCACGAACTCGAACGGCGAGACTATCTTCCCCACTGGAACCGCAACTGGCACCCAGGATCAATCTTCCGCTCCAACTGCTACCTCTTCCGCTGGCTTCCCTGACTTCATTGATGCTTTCGCCCTCTTTGGCTGTGTCGGGTCTACTGATGGCTTCCCTACTTTCGAGCTTGCTCAATCTGATGTCTCTATGGATCTGGATCAGTGCTCTACTCTCTGCCAAGGTCGAGCCTACTTTGGTGTCTATGACAC TGACTGCTACTGTGGCGATGAGATTGATGGCGACGAAACCGCCCGTGTTGAGCTAGATTCCTGCGACATTGAGTGCCCCGGTGATGGCTCTCAGTTCTGTGGTGGTGATTCTCAACGTCGCAGGATGCACCGTCGCCAGGCCGTTCCTTCCGATCGCCTTCTCATGTTTAATGTTGCTGCTCGCGCTCAAACTGATGTTGTCACCAGCGAAGTTACTCGAGCCGTAACTGATCAGTCAACTTTCGTCACTACTTTCACCACTACAGTTGCTGTACCCGTCACTACCGCTCCCGAGCGCGTAGTATACATCTTTGTTGAGGCCGACTGCAGCGACTGTGACGAGCAGTGGATCTATGTCCCTGAAGTGTGTGACTGCCAGGGCGGCTTCCAATATGTTCCCTACTTCTGCTTAGGAGGCAGCTGCTCTGGAAAGACTGTGTACAAGTCTCAGGAATGCCACGATTGGTGGAACCACAAGAACTTCTATGTCCCAGCAGACTGCGAGAAATGCTCCAGTGGAGAGGTCATTTACAAGCCTTGGGATAATTCTTGGGGTACACCTGAGAACTGCAAGCCCGAGGAGATTCCTGCCTGTGAGGGACCCAAGTGCCCTCTTGTCTACCCTAAGAACAACAAGGGCCAGAACGGAGGTGGTAGCAGTGATCACGGTGGCAGCTCCCAGCCTGGCATGCCCCATGGAGGTTCAAACAGTGGTTCAAACGGTGGCTACGGCTCTGGCGATCAGAGCAAGGGCTCGAACGACAATGGCTCAAAGGGCAATGCCCCTGGGTGCATTGGAGATGGCTGCACCGGACCCTACGGCGGTGAATCCAACTCCAAGCCCAATGGTTCCCATGAGTCCAACGGCGGTGACTCCCACGTCGAGTCCGTACCTGGCAGCAAGCCCACTGGCACGTCTATGGACAGTGGCTCACACGGTGAGCCCGCACCTGGGGGCGAGCCTACTAGCGCTCCCATGGTTGTTAGCGGCGCCGGCAAGCAGGTTGCTAGTCTTTTTGCTGTTCTGGCTGCCCTCGCACCTGCCCTTCTCTAG